The following are encoded in a window of Kitasatospora sp. NBC_01250 genomic DNA:
- a CDS encoding NmrA family NAD(P)-binding protein: MTTPTSSTLVTGATGTTGRRVTAGLVGKGRRAKAAGRSATPLAGAQAVRFDWNEPATWDAALDGVDRAYLVPPVGSSEPATVMLPFLRRARAAGLRRAVLLSSSAIPAGGPAVGRVHAHLPDLFEEWAVLRPSWFMQNFAGSSPHARSIRENGAILTAAGHGRVGFVDAEDIAAVAVHALLDDRAPNTDLVLTGPQTLSYDEVAAIITEATGRLVEHRHLTFERLRDRWAAEIPLEFATMLAGMDRAIAAGAEDRTSDTVERLTGRPAGTFRAFVERELSQGS; the protein is encoded by the coding sequence ATGACGACCCCGACCAGCAGCACCCTGGTCACCGGGGCCACCGGCACCACCGGTCGCCGCGTCACCGCCGGCCTGGTCGGCAAGGGCCGGCGCGCCAAGGCCGCCGGCCGGTCCGCCACCCCGCTGGCAGGCGCGCAGGCCGTCCGCTTCGACTGGAACGAGCCCGCGACCTGGGACGCGGCCCTGGACGGCGTCGACCGTGCCTACCTCGTCCCGCCCGTCGGCTCCTCCGAGCCGGCCACGGTCATGCTGCCCTTCCTCCGCAGGGCCCGCGCGGCAGGGCTGCGCCGCGCCGTGCTGCTCAGCTCCTCGGCGATCCCCGCGGGTGGTCCGGCGGTGGGCCGGGTCCACGCGCACCTGCCCGACCTGTTCGAGGAGTGGGCGGTGCTGCGGCCCTCCTGGTTCATGCAGAACTTCGCCGGCTCCAGCCCGCACGCACGCAGCATCCGCGAGAACGGCGCCATCCTCACGGCCGCGGGACACGGGCGCGTCGGGTTCGTCGACGCGGAGGACATCGCCGCCGTCGCGGTCCACGCCCTGCTCGACGACCGGGCGCCCAACACCGACCTGGTCCTCACCGGGCCGCAGACCCTGAGCTACGACGAGGTCGCCGCGATCATCACCGAGGCCACCGGCCGGCTCGTCGAACACCGCCACCTGACCTTCGAGCGACTGCGCGATCGCTGGGCGGCCGAGATCCCGCTGGAGTTCGCCACCATGCTGGCCGGCATGGACCGCGCCATCGCCGCCGGCGCCGAGGACCGCACCTCGGACACCGTCGAGCGCCTCACCGGCCGCCCCGCGGGCACCTTCCGCGCCTTCGTCGAACGGGAGCTGTCGCAGGGCAGCTGA
- a CDS encoding helix-turn-helix transcriptional regulator, with amino-acid sequence MADTIMIANSLGDYLRARRALVAPAEAGLPTTGRRRVPGLRREEVAELVGLSTDYYVRLEQGRAEHPSDEVLDALSRALRLGSAERAHLHDLARPPRRAGAAAAVTGRGEALRPALRQVVEAVPNAPAVIMNDRNDVLAWNRLAAALIADFPNLAPRERNMARRIFLDPDARDIHLDWDEAARTTVGMLRMAAGRRPHDPELVRLIGELSLGSDTFRKLWAGHHVHEKTHGPKHFRHPAVGEVMLNYETFQVPGAAHHLLVIYTAQPGSAAEEALNFLASFACR; translated from the coding sequence ATGGCCGACACGATCATGATCGCCAACAGCCTCGGCGACTACCTCCGAGCCCGGCGGGCCCTGGTGGCACCGGCGGAGGCGGGCCTGCCGACCACCGGCCGGCGCCGGGTGCCCGGCCTGCGCCGCGAGGAGGTCGCGGAACTGGTCGGGCTCAGCACCGACTACTACGTACGTCTGGAGCAGGGGCGCGCCGAGCACCCCTCGGACGAGGTCCTTGACGCGCTCAGCAGGGCACTGCGGCTGGGCTCCGCCGAGCGCGCCCACCTCCACGACCTGGCCCGACCACCCCGCCGCGCCGGCGCGGCGGCAGCGGTCACCGGACGGGGCGAGGCGCTGCGTCCTGCCCTGCGGCAGGTGGTCGAGGCCGTCCCGAACGCCCCCGCCGTGATCATGAACGACCGCAACGACGTCCTGGCCTGGAACCGGCTGGCAGCCGCGCTGATCGCCGACTTCCCCAACCTCGCGCCGCGCGAGCGGAACATGGCCCGCCGGATCTTCCTGGACCCGGACGCGCGCGACATCCACCTCGACTGGGACGAAGCCGCCCGCACCACCGTCGGCATGCTGCGCATGGCTGCCGGACGCCGTCCGCACGACCCGGAACTCGTGCGCCTGATCGGCGAACTGTCCCTGGGCAGCGACACCTTCCGCAAGCTGTGGGCCGGCCACCACGTCCACGAGAAGACCCACGGACCCAAGCACTTCCGCCACCCCGCCGTCGGCGAGGTCATGCTGAACTACGAGACCTTCCAGGTCCCCGGCGCCGCCCACCACCTGCTGGTGATCTACACGGCCCAGCCCGGCAGCGCCGCCGAGGAGGCCCTGAACTTCCTCGCGAGCTTCGCCTGCCGGTGA
- a CDS encoding phospholipase gives MTSHLRRRVGARMVPALMAALCAITGVTALGATPAAAADQRQAIYAIAHRVDTVDGVDAALKHGANGIEIDVCAWWNPNEWRAYHDCSSAGDNRLGPSFDSMIDRIVSNANAGRRLSLVWLDIKDPNYCGEQPNRGCSVTGLHDKAQRLTAAGIQVLYGFYEYHGGSTPDVGGRGWQSLEGKLGRLEGMTTTGTRDQVRGAFDRSGAGIPVGHRAMDYGDTNITKGFGNCTEATYNTCAELKKGAADRAAGQLAATLSWTATYNDPWYVDKLLGDARVDGIIAGYGDFTGVREYDDSWQCANAIKLVRDWVDHHGGTHRMATSGDRMFR, from the coding sequence TTGACTTCTCACCTCAGGCGTCGTGTCGGCGCGCGCATGGTGCCGGCCCTGATGGCGGCGCTGTGCGCGATCACCGGCGTCACCGCACTCGGCGCGACGCCGGCGGCGGCCGCCGACCAGCGGCAGGCGATCTACGCCATCGCGCACCGGGTCGACACCGTGGACGGCGTGGACGCAGCGCTCAAACACGGCGCGAACGGAATCGAGATCGATGTCTGCGCCTGGTGGAACCCCAATGAATGGCGTGCCTACCACGACTGTTCCTCGGCGGGTGACAATCGCTTGGGGCCGAGCTTCGACAGCATGATCGACCGCATTGTGTCGAACGCCAACGCGGGTCGCCGGCTGTCGCTGGTCTGGCTGGACATCAAGGACCCGAACTACTGCGGGGAACAGCCGAACCGCGGCTGCAGCGTCACCGGACTGCACGACAAGGCGCAGCGGCTGACGGCCGCCGGGATCCAGGTCCTCTACGGCTTCTACGAATACCACGGCGGCAGCACCCCGGACGTGGGCGGCCGGGGCTGGCAGAGCCTGGAAGGCAAGCTCGGCCGCCTGGAGGGCATGACGACGACCGGGACCCGCGACCAGGTCCGCGGCGCGTTCGACCGGTCCGGTGCCGGGATCCCGGTCGGTCACCGGGCGATGGACTACGGCGACACCAACATCACCAAGGGCTTCGGCAACTGCACGGAGGCCACCTACAACACGTGCGCGGAGCTGAAGAAGGGCGCCGCCGACCGTGCGGCCGGGCAGCTCGCGGCCACCCTGTCCTGGACGGCCACCTACAACGACCCGTGGTACGTCGACAAGCTGCTGGGCGATGCACGGGTGGACGGCATCATCGCGGGCTACGGCGACTTCACCGGGGTGCGCGAGTACGACGACAGCTGGCAGTGCGCCAATGCCATCAAGCTCGTCCGCGACTGGGTCGACCACCACGGCGGCACCCACCGGATGGCCACCAGCGGCGACCGCATGTTCAGGTGA
- a CDS encoding arylamine N-acetyltransferase family protein encodes MTLDLDAYFARIGWNGPAPQPSAAALRSLNLAHVRGIPFENLDPVLGTVPSLALDDIQRKLVHGGRGGYCYEQNTLFAAVLEALGFGVTRLAARVRRGVQPGETRPRAHMLLLVDVHGLPGPYLADVGFGSDGGLLEAVPLVAGSEFGGERRHRLLRERGQGREPLEYWVLQSRQEDVWCDQYAFTLEPYETADYEMFNWHIATGPRSPFRKTLYVQRTLPGRHLFLTGRRFTDTRADGTVLQRDLADGEEVLRVLAEEFAITLPEGVVLPQ; translated from the coding sequence GTGACCCTTGACCTTGATGCCTACTTCGCCCGGATCGGCTGGAACGGCCCGGCGCCGCAGCCCTCCGCTGCCGCGCTGCGCTCGCTCAACCTGGCCCACGTCCGCGGCATCCCCTTCGAGAACCTGGACCCGGTCCTCGGCACGGTGCCCTCGCTGGCGCTCGACGACATCCAGCGCAAGCTGGTGCACGGCGGCCGGGGCGGGTACTGCTACGAACAGAACACGCTCTTCGCGGCCGTCCTGGAAGCGCTGGGCTTCGGCGTGACCCGGCTGGCCGCACGGGTGCGCAGGGGCGTGCAGCCGGGGGAGACCAGGCCCAGGGCGCACATGCTGCTGCTCGTCGACGTCCATGGTCTGCCGGGTCCCTACCTCGCGGACGTCGGATTCGGCAGCGACGGCGGGCTGCTGGAGGCGGTTCCGCTGGTCGCGGGGAGCGAGTTCGGCGGGGAGCGGCGGCACCGCCTGCTGCGCGAACGGGGGCAGGGACGGGAGCCGCTGGAGTACTGGGTCCTGCAGTCCCGTCAGGAGGACGTCTGGTGCGACCAGTACGCCTTCACCCTGGAGCCGTACGAGACGGCGGACTACGAGATGTTCAACTGGCACATCGCCACCGGCCCGCGGTCCCCGTTCCGCAAGACCCTCTACGTCCAGCGCACCCTCCCCGGCCGCCACCTGTTCCTGACGGGCCGGCGGTTCACCGACACCCGCGCCGACGGCACGGTGCTGCAGCGCGACCTCGCGGACGGCGAGGAGGTGCTCCGTGTGCTCGCCGAGGAGTTCGCGATAACCCTGCCCGAGGGCGTCGTCCTGCCGCAGTGA
- a CDS encoding TetR/AcrR family transcriptional regulator — MADTPTTRSRRGRPAQISRELIVDAAVSTGNLDTLTMRELATRLGVTHAALYRWVKNRDQLSDLINEVMVERILPAEGPRGADWRPWLADLAWGMHDHFLALPGYATRLSRPHRHTTETFGRLRSSVTTAFTGAGVSPHLAEQSWYIFITSIVSWLAVQEHPLDLGDSTPRFELFLDTLLRGLPAQEPGAARQ; from the coding sequence ATGGCCGATACCCCGACAACCCGATCACGCCGGGGACGCCCCGCGCAGATCAGCCGCGAGCTGATCGTCGACGCCGCCGTCTCGACCGGGAACCTCGACACCCTGACCATGCGGGAGCTCGCCACCCGCCTCGGGGTCACCCACGCCGCGCTCTACCGCTGGGTCAAGAACCGCGACCAGCTGTCCGACCTCATCAACGAGGTCATGGTCGAACGCATCCTTCCCGCCGAGGGCCCCCGGGGCGCCGACTGGCGGCCCTGGCTCGCGGACCTCGCCTGGGGCATGCACGACCACTTCCTGGCCCTGCCCGGCTACGCCACCCGCCTCTCGCGGCCGCACCGCCACACCACCGAGACCTTCGGACGCCTGCGCAGCAGCGTCACCACCGCGTTCACCGGCGCCGGGGTCTCCCCGCACCTGGCCGAGCAGAGCTGGTACATCTTCATCACGTCCATCGTCAGCTGGCTCGCCGTCCAGGAGCACCCGCTCGACCTCGGCGACAGCACCCCGCGCTTCGAGCTGTTCCTGGACACACTGCTGCGCGGCCTGCCCGCGCAAGAACCGGGTGCCGCACGGCAGTAG
- a CDS encoding sensor histidine kinase, with protein sequence MQRLARAAEHITTTRDLTPSLPAAGRDEVGRLTRAFESMVGALRHSREQQQRLVQDASHELRTPLTSVRGCAELLQRARGRLAPEDEEQILATLVTETVALDELVRELVELATDQQTAEDPEPVDLPPAAEDSARRFRRRTGREISVRAEEPVAVLARPRALQRCVDNLVGNAVRFSPDGAPVEVHITGTRLAVRDHGPGIAPGDRQAVFERFYRAAATQSTPGSGLGLAIVHDLVAADHGTVFATAAPSGGAEVGFRLPPAPDGSRSGELS encoded by the coding sequence GTGCAGCGCCTGGCCCGCGCCGCCGAACACATCACCACCACCCGCGATCTGACCCCGTCCCTGCCCGCCGCCGGACGCGACGAGGTCGGCCGCCTCACCCGCGCCTTCGAGTCGATGGTCGGCGCGCTGCGCCACTCGCGTGAGCAGCAGCAGCGCCTGGTCCAGGACGCCAGTCACGAGCTGCGCACCCCGCTGACCTCGGTGCGCGGCTGCGCCGAACTCCTCCAGCGCGCCCGCGGCCGGCTCGCCCCCGAGGACGAGGAGCAGATCCTCGCCACGCTGGTCACCGAGACCGTCGCACTCGACGAACTCGTGCGCGAGCTGGTCGAGCTGGCCACCGACCAGCAGACCGCGGAGGACCCGGAGCCGGTCGACCTGCCGCCCGCCGCCGAGGACAGTGCCCGGCGCTTCCGCCGCCGCACCGGGCGCGAGATCAGCGTCCGCGCCGAAGAGCCCGTGGCGGTGCTGGCCCGCCCGCGTGCATTGCAGCGCTGCGTGGACAACCTGGTGGGCAACGCGGTGAGGTTCAGCCCCGACGGCGCGCCGGTGGAGGTCCACATCACCGGCACCCGGCTGGCCGTGCGCGACCACGGGCCGGGCATCGCCCCCGGTGACCGGCAGGCCGTCTTCGAGCGCTTCTACCGCGCCGCCGCCACCCAGTCCACCCCGGGCTCGGGGCTCGGCCTGGCCATCGTCCACGACCTCGTCGCCGCCGACCACGGCACCGTCTTCGCCACCGCCGCCCCCAGCGGCGGCGCCGAGGTCGGCTTCCGGCTGCCGCCCGCCCCGGACGGCAGCCGGTCCGGCGAGCTGTCCTGA
- a CDS encoding serine hydrolase domain-containing protein: MHANVVQGTVADGFEPVREELAAVATGEGGDHAAQLVAYRHGERVVDLWTGPEITGDSLFGAYSASKGAAHLVVASLVQEGVLDLEQKVSHYWPQFAVEGKAEVTLRELLAHRAGLVGADAGFTIEELADDRQVAERLGAQRPYWRPGTAFGYHALVMGALSGEVVRRATGCSVQELFAERVRDAYGVDFHLGLPQEQESRFLRARPMVTTPERLAAPAASASGPNSLSGIAFNRNHPQNPGVWELPNFQVVRSSGTASFGGVASARGLARMYAATIGSVDGSVPLLKPETLAMVRQIQSIGHDVVLGAQKAFTIGFHATSEYYPQLGQGSFGHSGAGGQQAFADPRNGIAYGYTRRRTPFPAAAAPENDRLIRALYGAAVGR; the protein is encoded by the coding sequence ATGCACGCAAACGTGGTGCAGGGTACGGTCGCCGACGGGTTCGAGCCGGTCCGGGAGGAGCTCGCCGCGGTCGCGACGGGGGAGGGCGGCGACCATGCCGCGCAGCTCGTGGCCTACCGGCACGGGGAACGGGTCGTCGACCTGTGGACGGGCCCGGAGATCACCGGGGATTCACTGTTCGGCGCGTACTCCGCGTCCAAGGGCGCCGCGCACCTGGTCGTCGCCTCACTCGTCCAGGAAGGCGTGCTGGACCTGGAGCAGAAGGTGAGTCACTACTGGCCGCAGTTCGCGGTGGAGGGCAAGGCGGAGGTGACCCTGCGCGAGCTGCTGGCGCACCGGGCCGGCCTGGTCGGCGCGGATGCGGGGTTCACGATCGAGGAACTTGCCGACGACCGGCAGGTCGCCGAGCGTCTGGGCGCACAGCGCCCGTACTGGCGGCCGGGCACCGCCTTCGGCTACCACGCGCTGGTCATGGGGGCGCTCAGCGGCGAGGTGGTGCGCCGCGCCACCGGGTGCAGCGTCCAGGAGTTGTTCGCCGAGCGCGTGCGCGATGCGTACGGAGTCGACTTCCACCTCGGACTGCCGCAGGAACAGGAGTCACGATTCCTCCGTGCCCGACCGATGGTGACGACCCCCGAGCGGCTGGCCGCGCCGGCCGCGTCCGCGAGCGGTCCGAACAGCCTGTCCGGCATCGCCTTCAACCGCAATCACCCGCAGAACCCGGGGGTGTGGGAGCTGCCGAACTTCCAGGTGGTCCGCAGCTCGGGGACGGCCTCGTTCGGCGGGGTGGCCTCGGCGCGCGGCCTGGCCCGGATGTACGCGGCCACGATCGGCTCGGTCGACGGCTCGGTCCCCCTGCTCAAGCCCGAGACGCTCGCGATGGTCAGGCAGATTCAGTCCATCGGCCACGACGTGGTCCTCGGTGCGCAGAAGGCGTTCACCATCGGGTTCCACGCCACCTCCGAGTACTACCCGCAGCTCGGCCAGGGCTCGTTCGGCCACAGCGGCGCGGGCGGTCAGCAGGCCTTCGCCGACCCGCGCAACGGCATCGCCTACGGCTACACCCGTCGGCGCACCCCCTTCCCCGCTGCCGCCGCCCCGGAGAACGACCGCCTGATCCGCGCCCTGTACGGAGCCGCCGTCGGACGGTGA
- a CDS encoding VOC family protein yields MERVLGIGGYFMRAADPEALGAWYRECLGLEADENGLWSQGAGPTVFATFGSETDYFGSRTQQTMLNFRVRDLDAMLAQLRAKGAEVAEGTQEMAGVGRFGWVTDPAGNRIELWQPA; encoded by the coding sequence ATGGAACGTGTGCTTGGAATCGGTGGGTACTTCATGAGGGCTGCCGACCCGGAGGCCCTGGGCGCCTGGTATCGCGAATGCCTGGGCCTGGAGGCCGACGAGAACGGCCTGTGGAGCCAGGGAGCGGGGCCGACGGTGTTCGCGACCTTCGGGTCCGAGACCGACTACTTCGGGTCCCGCACCCAGCAGACCATGCTCAACTTCCGGGTCCGCGACCTGGACGCGATGCTCGCGCAACTGCGCGCCAAGGGAGCGGAGGTGGCCGAGGGGACGCAGGAGATGGCGGGCGTCGGTCGATTCGGCTGGGTCACCGATCCCGCGGGCAACCGGATCGAGCTGTGGCAGCCCGCGTGA
- a CDS encoding TetR/AcrR family transcriptional regulator encodes MTQRPERADALRNREVVLAAADALFAASSSPLSVSMDDIATAAGVGKGTLFRRFGDRAGLVGAVIAARLEPVQQAVQEAQDAAGSSPRQRVLDLLDASLRFKIENRNLMAAAEDAGLSSPYQAEHYGWWHAVLRAALDQVPGVHDAAFTAHALLATIRADLVAHLLDDQGMTPDGLRSSLMAHVDTVLGPRSAAPGTHQEA; translated from the coding sequence GTGACCCAGCGCCCCGAGCGCGCGGATGCCCTGCGCAACCGCGAAGTCGTCCTGGCTGCCGCCGACGCCCTGTTCGCCGCCAGCAGCAGCCCCCTCAGCGTGTCGATGGACGACATCGCGACGGCCGCGGGCGTGGGCAAGGGCACCCTCTTCCGCCGGTTCGGCGACCGCGCCGGCCTGGTCGGTGCCGTGATCGCCGCCCGTCTCGAACCCGTGCAGCAGGCCGTGCAGGAGGCGCAGGACGCTGCCGGGTCCTCGCCGCGGCAGCGGGTGCTGGACCTCCTCGACGCCTCGCTGCGCTTCAAGATCGAAAACCGGAACCTGATGGCGGCCGCCGAGGACGCCGGACTCAGCAGCCCCTACCAGGCCGAGCACTACGGCTGGTGGCACGCCGTGCTGCGGGCGGCACTGGATCAGGTGCCCGGGGTCCACGACGCGGCGTTCACCGCCCACGCGCTGCTGGCCACCATCCGCGCCGACCTCGTGGCCCACCTGCTCGACGACCAGGGGATGACACCCGACGGCCTGCGCTCCTCGCTCATGGCCCACGTCGACACCGTCCTCGGCCCCCGTTCCGCCGCGCCCGGCACGCACCAGGAGGCATGA
- a CDS encoding nuclear transport factor 2 family protein — MTPPMTPAELYRHGLHLLLQKDISAWVDLWDDDGVLEFPFAPEGWPPRLEGKAAVAAYMRHYPDHIDLHDFPDVTIHQTTTPATIVVEMRGVGRLVETGSPFDLTYIAVVTVKDGLITSYRDYWNPLAVSRPGADFTGAHR; from the coding sequence ATGACGCCCCCCATGACCCCCGCAGAGCTGTACCGCCACGGCCTGCACCTGCTGCTTCAGAAGGACATCTCCGCCTGGGTGGACCTGTGGGACGACGACGGCGTCCTCGAATTCCCCTTCGCACCCGAAGGCTGGCCCCCTCGCCTCGAAGGCAAGGCCGCGGTCGCCGCCTACATGCGCCACTACCCCGACCACATCGACCTGCACGACTTCCCCGACGTGACGATCCACCAGACCACCACCCCCGCGACCATCGTGGTGGAGATGCGCGGGGTCGGCCGCCTGGTGGAGACCGGCAGCCCCTTCGACCTGACCTACATCGCCGTCGTCACGGTCAAGGACGGTCTCATCACCTCCTACCGCGACTACTGGAACCCCCTCGCCGTCTCCCGGCCCGGCGCCGACTTCACCGGAGCACACCGATGA
- a CDS encoding SDR family oxidoreductase gives MSKPLIVITGASSGIGAATARLLSAQGHPLLLLARRLQKLEELGLPETLCRGVDVTDRDALQAAVREAEERFGPADAIVNNAGVMLLGRIADQDADEWERMIDLNIKGVLYGIRAVLPGMVARGTGTIINVSSVAGRKTYPNHSAYVGTKFAVHALSENLREEVASSGVRVVTIAPGAVETELLSHTTDERIKSDYEAWKKSAGGALDPQTVAEAIVYAYQQPPNVTIREIVLAATGQQA, from the coding sequence TTGTCCAAGCCCCTGATCGTCATCACCGGCGCCAGCTCCGGCATCGGCGCGGCCACCGCCCGCCTCCTGTCCGCCCAGGGGCACCCGCTGCTCCTGCTCGCGCGGCGGCTGCAGAAGCTGGAGGAGCTCGGCCTGCCCGAGACCCTGTGCCGCGGGGTCGACGTCACCGACCGGGACGCGCTGCAGGCCGCGGTACGCGAGGCCGAGGAGCGGTTCGGACCGGCCGACGCGATCGTCAACAACGCCGGGGTCATGCTCCTGGGACGCATCGCCGACCAGGACGCCGACGAGTGGGAGCGCATGATCGACCTGAACATCAAGGGCGTGCTCTACGGCATCCGCGCCGTCCTGCCCGGCATGGTCGCCCGCGGCACCGGCACGATCATCAACGTCAGCTCCGTCGCCGGCCGCAAGACCTACCCGAACCACAGCGCCTACGTGGGCACCAAGTTCGCCGTCCACGCCTTGTCCGAGAACCTGCGCGAGGAGGTCGCCTCCTCGGGTGTGCGGGTGGTGACCATCGCCCCCGGCGCCGTGGAGACCGAGTTGCTCTCCCACACCACCGACGAGCGGATCAAGAGCGACTACGAGGCGTGGAAGAAGTCCGCCGGCGGCGCCCTGGACCCGCAGACGGTCGCCGAGGCCATCGTCTACGCCTACCAGCAGCCGCCGAACGTCACCATCCGCGAAATCGTGCTCGCCGCCACCGGCCAGCAGGCCTGA
- a CDS encoding MFS transporter, which translates to MSTASAPPSLSSPPAPCPGRGYWPTVVAVGSASMMLPFSVTGAAVALPNMSAHLGSSVGTAQWMLNGFNITFAALPLAAGSLADRLGRRRVLLTGIALVGALSLLVALAPSMAVADAARVVQGCGAAAVLASGAAVLAHSTSGRRRQLAFGILGTSFGTGLAIGPLVAGALVEAAGWRPVFLLVAAMSVLAWRCALRAPESRNPEQPALDVAGLVTFTAGLTCLSFAFVRAGAAGWSAPGTLLLLAAAVGLVALFAAVEIRLADRAMFDVRLFRRPEFVAVVCQPFTVTLGFVVLLVYLPAYLQGVGGRSTVASGLLLLPMTAPVLLLPLAAGRLAARTSVRAVLTGASALIVAGALLLVTLRSDGSWPALALPLLPFGAGVGLAFGVMDNAAVSTVPVENAGAAAGIFNTMRITGESVAVAGAAALLTTLTAARLDGSGLSPDSATRIAGQAVHGEVAEAHHAALAAGFTSAIHTLGLALAALSTLGAVLTCLALAPHRAAVSALDEAAQRARS; encoded by the coding sequence ATGTCCACTGCTTCCGCTCCTCCCTCCCTCTCCTCTCCCCCTGCTCCCTGCCCCGGGCGCGGCTACTGGCCCACGGTGGTCGCGGTCGGGTCCGCCAGCATGATGCTGCCGTTCTCCGTGACCGGGGCGGCGGTGGCCCTGCCGAACATGTCGGCGCACCTGGGCTCCTCGGTCGGCACCGCGCAGTGGATGCTGAACGGCTTCAACATCACCTTCGCCGCCCTGCCGCTCGCCGCCGGCAGCCTCGCGGACCGGCTCGGCAGGCGCCGCGTGCTGCTGACCGGCATCGCCCTGGTCGGCGCGCTGTCCCTGCTGGTCGCGCTGGCGCCCTCGATGGCCGTCGCCGACGCGGCCCGGGTGGTCCAGGGCTGCGGAGCCGCAGCCGTACTGGCCTCGGGCGCGGCGGTGCTGGCCCACTCCACCTCCGGGCGGCGCCGACAGCTGGCCTTCGGGATCCTCGGCACCTCCTTCGGCACGGGCCTGGCGATCGGACCGCTGGTCGCCGGGGCCCTGGTCGAGGCGGCCGGCTGGCGCCCGGTGTTCCTCCTGGTGGCGGCCATGTCCGTGCTCGCCTGGCGGTGCGCGCTGCGGGCCCCGGAGTCCCGCAACCCCGAGCAGCCCGCGCTCGACGTGGCCGGGCTGGTCACCTTCACCGCCGGGCTGACCTGTCTGTCCTTCGCCTTCGTCCGGGCCGGCGCCGCGGGCTGGAGCGCGCCGGGCACCCTGCTGCTGCTCGCCGCCGCCGTGGGGCTGGTGGCGCTGTTCGCCGCGGTGGAGATCCGGCTGGCCGACCGTGCGATGTTCGACGTCCGCCTGTTCCGCAGGCCCGAGTTCGTCGCCGTGGTCTGCCAGCCCTTCACGGTCACCCTGGGCTTCGTCGTCCTGCTGGTCTACCTGCCCGCCTATCTCCAGGGTGTCGGCGGCCGCAGCACCGTGGCGAGCGGTCTGCTCCTGCTGCCGATGACCGCCCCGGTCCTGCTCCTGCCGCTCGCCGCCGGCCGACTGGCCGCGCGCACCTCCGTGCGGGCGGTGCTGACGGGTGCGTCCGCGCTGATCGTGGCCGGCGCCCTGCTCCTGGTGACCCTGCGCAGCGACGGATCTTGGCCGGCGCTGGCTCTTCCGCTGCTGCCCTTCGGCGCCGGGGTCGGCCTGGCGTTCGGGGTCATGGACAACGCCGCGGTCAGCACCGTTCCGGTCGAGAACGCCGGAGCCGCAGCAGGCATCTTCAACACCATGCGCATCACCGGCGAGTCCGTTGCCGTCGCGGGCGCCGCGGCCCTGCTCACCACGCTCACCGCCGCCCGGCTGGACGGCAGCGGCCTCTCCCCCGACTCCGCCACCCGCATCGCCGGGCAGGCCGTCCACGGTGAGGTGGCCGAGGCGCACCACGCAGCCCTGGCAGCAGGCTTCACCAGCGCCATCCACACCCTCGGCCTCGCCCTCGCGGC